Within the Pirellulales bacterium genome, the region ACATGGGCGCACCTTTGCCAGTTGACGGACTGGGGGCGACGATGGCACACTTCCACTATGCCAAACCGCTCAAGCAAGCCCAAGCGGCCCCGTGATGTAAACCAGCTCGCGAAGCTGATCGTCGATCAGGCTTCGTCCGAGGCGGCTAACTGACCCAGTACCGGTTCTTGAGTTTCGGGCATTCGCCCTTGCAAGATGCGGCGATTCTCCGGACAATTTGGGGCTCAAGAATTTGGCCGACAATCGGCTAAACAAATCCGGCAATCGAAGCGGGAATGAAAACGCGGCGGTATTGGAGAGCGGCGGCAAATGGCTCACAAGAAGGGACAGGGATCGAGCCGCAACGGACGCGACTCGAATGCACAACGACTGGGAGTCAAGAAGTTCGGCGGCCAGGCCGTCATCGCGGGCAATATCTTGATCCGCCAGCGCGGCACCAAGTGGCACCCGGGCCGCAACGTCGGCCAAGGCAGCGACGATACGCTCTTCGCGCTCTCTGACGGCGAAGTCTACTTCGACCGCGGCGGCCGCCGGATCAACGTGCGCCGGCCCGAGACGGCGTAGTTCTCGCTCTTGATCGGGCGATTAAATCGACGGGCTCTCGGCCATCCTAGGCCAACAGTTACTGGCAAGTGGCAAGCACCGGCTCGAGCTAGGTGCAATCTTCGACCATTCCGACTTTGCTAAATCACCGCCGCACTGCGGGCCGGTTGAAAACGGATCGGCAGGCGACACGGGCCGAGAACGTTGAACGCCTGACGCGGTTCCCACGGCGTGTCACTGGCCAGCTCGATGTCCTCGAGCCGCTCCAAGAGGTCTGTCAGACCGATCCGGGCCTCGAGTCGGGAAAGCGGAGCCCCGATGCAGAAATGGATCCCGTGCCCGAATGCGATGTGAGGATTGGGATCGCGCGTGATGTCGAAGCGGTTCGGCTCACGAAATTGCCGCGGGTCGCGGTTTGCCGAGCCAATCATCGGCAGCACGAGTTTTCCAGCCGGAATTGTCTGGCCATGCACTTCGACCTCGCGCTTGGTCGTGCGGAAGACCGCCTGCAGCGGCGAGCGATAGCGCAACACCTCTTCGATCGCCGAAGGCAATATCGCTCGATCGGCCCGCAGGCGGGCGAGCTGATCCGGGTGCTCGAGCAACGTCAGCATCGCGTTGTTGATCAGGTTCGTCGTCGTCTCATTGCCGGCCACCAGCAGAAGTTGGAAGAAGCCCAGCATCTCCTCGCGCGTCGGCCGCTCGCCATCAATCTCGGCCGCCATCAGCGTCGACAACAAATCGTCCTGCGGCTCCCGCCGCCGCTCTTCGAGCAAGCCGGCCAGATAGGTCGCCATCTCGGCTTTGATGGCCCCGACCTCACCGGCAAGCTGTGCCAGGTCTCCGCTGCGCGTGACGGTATCCGCCAATTTTAGCGTCACATCGCTCCAGTGCTTGAAGCGCAAGTAATCCGCAGCCGGAATCCCAATCAACGCCGCGATCACCCGCAGCGCCAGCGGCACCGAAAAATCGTCGGCGACATCCAGCGTCGGCAACTTGCCGGCCGTCGAGTCACTCGTCCCTCGCTCGATCGCTTCGTCCAGCAGCTCTTTCGAGAGC harbors:
- the rpmA gene encoding 50S ribosomal protein L27 — translated: MAHKKGQGSSRNGRDSNAQRLGVKKFGGQAVIAGNILIRQRGTKWHPGRNVGQGSDDTLFALSDGEVYFDRGGRRINVRRPETA
- a CDS encoding cytochrome P450 yields the protein MAMLNLFSAEMRRDPYPVYEQIRGPSPVLYYEPLDLWMIFDYEGVKQALVDPETFSSRATPPGSSGPPPDWFIFYDPPRHTKLRGLIQKAFTPRVIASLEQSIRQLSKELLDEAIERGTSDSTAGKLPTLDVADDFSVPLALRVIAALIGIPAADYLRFKHWSDVTLKLADTVTRSGDLAQLAGEVGAIKAEMATYLAGLLEERRREPQDDLLSTLMAAEIDGERPTREEMLGFFQLLLVAGNETTTNLINNAMLTLLEHPDQLARLRADRAILPSAIEEVLRYRSPLQAVFRTTKREVEVHGQTIPAGKLVLPMIGSANRDPRQFREPNRFDITRDPNPHIAFGHGIHFCIGAPLSRLEARIGLTDLLERLEDIELASDTPWEPRQAFNVLGPCRLPIRFQPARSAAVI